The genomic interval GAGGGATGTTttcatgtgttgtgttttggtgtgttaTGTTGTGGTATGCTACAGTGAATTGATGTCTTTTATTTCTAGTTggtgtgttacagtgttttaGTGTATTGTGTTTTGGTGCATCGTCTTAAAGTGTATTGTTGAGGTAAAGATGGACAGCATGGTTTtgtgctgtgttactgtgtgttacaCTATGCTGCGGTGTGTTATTGAGTGTTACTGTGTGGTATGTTATGTggtgtgctgctgtggtgttCTGAGCAGAGGTAAAGATGGACAGCATGGTTTtgtgctgtgttactgtgtgttacaCTGTGCTGTGGTATGGTATGTGGTATGAGGACAGGACAGACAGCATGGTTTtgtgctgtgttactgtgtgttacaCTGTGCTGTGGTATGGTATGTGGTATGAGGACAGGACAGACAGGGTTGGCTGTTTGAGTTGTTTGTGCTGCTGGTCTGTTTACTGTAcccacagtgacagcagagcAATGTCACCTGCACCGTCTCACACACCGAGCCAACAATGcgcactgacagagagggagagagagacagagagagagtggggtaatgagacagagagagtggggtaatgagacagagagagggatacagagagagagtggggtaatgagacagagagagggatacagagacagagatacagagagagggatacggagagagagtggggtaatgagacagagagagagtggggtaatgagacagagagagtggggtaatgagacagagagagggatacagagagagagtggggtaatgagacagagagagggatacagagaggGGGTACATactgagagagggacacagagagagagtggggtaatgagacagagagagggatacagagagagagtggggtaatgagacagagagagggatacagagagagagtggggtaatgagacagagagagggatacagagaggGGGTACATACTGAGAGAGGGATAcggagagagagtggggtaatgagacagagagagggatacagagagagagagacagagagagggatacggagagagagtggggtaatgagacagagagagggatacagagaggGGGTACATACTGAGAGAGGGATAcggagagagagtggggtaatgagacagagagagggatacagagagagagagtggggtaatgagacagagagagggatacggagagagagatacagagagagagtaggGTAATCAGCCATATAACATAAAACAGCAAATTGCTTTATATGAGAAATCCTTGGTCTCATCATTGCTAGGTAAGCTTGCGTTCCTTATCGATCAAGTTTGATCTGAAAGAACAGCAAGTTTagattgattaaaaaaaaaaactgattagCAAACAAAAGTATATTTTTTGCGAAGTATACCCTTTTTCAAAGCCTCCTTTTAGGAGAATACACCCAACCTTGATATCCAGTTATCTATAACATTGCACAGAAAGGGCAACCGAGCACATTCCCCAAAACGGAAAACAGGTCTCCCCCACAGAACTGAAAGGGCACCGTTACTCAGTCTGGTTAAAATGGTTCGAAAGACCTAAAGGACTGAGGTGGTGAGTCTGGCTTTTAAAGGGGGAAAGTCGCCATCCTGCCTTATGAGGAAACATGCTGTTAAAAGGAACAGATGCCATtctgctgtttacatttttaggCCCTGATCTCCTTCACATTTCCGTATGCGTAGGCATGTGAAGAAGCATTGGCTTCTTCAACCAGAAGCCAAGGTTAAAGACAACACAGTGGTTAGGAGCAAAGATGAACACGCTGCAGCTCCCGGCTTTTCTGCTCATGCACTGAATCCGTTCCAGTAGAGCCACGCggtaggaggaggaggctgtAAGCTTAGAGGGTGGGAAGGCTGGAGATGGAGGCAGTGAGAGCTCACTGGTTGTGCCCATGTTAGGGGCTGTACTGTTGGTGTGGTGAAACATTACACTGGACTGCCGCAGGTCTCCGTGGtgccctctgctgttctgtttgtgcCATGGTATCACTTATTCGAAATTGACTGGCCTTCGTCTACAAGCAGCAAAGGGTTATGCAGCTCAGGGGAAAATATGACATCACCTTCATTCTTGTCTAGACGTTACAGTGTTCATTCTCCCTCAGAACTTACCGTatttaccccctccctcctctctctctcccagttaCCAAACATGTTTGGAAATGTTCGTTCCACCATCTTATCCATCATGATTGGATCCTACGCCTCCTCTGCTGTTACCTTCCCTGCAGTGAAGGtactgcctgcctgtctgtgtaatGAGTATGGATATTCCATTCTGCTTATCTGTAGTACAAAGACTCACACTGATGATAAAGATTATCCCGAAATTGCCCCCTGTCTTTCCCCTCACCCCCAGCTGATATATGATGCAGGCGTGTCCTTCCGTGTGATCATGTGGGTGTGGGCGGCGCTAGCGTGCCTCGTCTTCCTTAACTGCTTCCTGAACTGGCCTGTGGAGTCCTTCCCCGCCCCTGAGGAGATGAGCTACACGTAAGTGCAATGGCAGCGTGCCACTGTAAGGCCAGCCCAGCATTACCGTTCCCGCCACGCTGAAGATGCGTCTCTGTGGAACAGGAAGAACGTCAAGCTGAGCGGCCTGGCTTTGGATCACAAGGTGACCGGCGACCGCTTCTACAGTCATGTGACCACGGTGGGCCAGCGTCTGAACCAGAAGCAGCGAGAGGCGGAGCTCTCCTCCGAGCATATCCACAGCGCTGCCGCTGAAACCCAGCCCGGTGAGGCCCCAGGCACTGCCGCACTGCACTGCCCCTCACTGCATCTCACTGCGCTGTGACTCACTGCATCTCACTGCGCTGCCCCTCACTGCATCTCACTGCGCTGTGACTCACTGCATCTCACTGCACTGCCCCTCACTGCATCTCACTGCGCTGTGACTCACTGCATCTCACTGCACTGCCCCTCACTGCATCTCACTGCGCTGCGACTCACTGCATCTCACTGCACTGCAACTCTCTGCGCTGCGACTCACTGCACTGCATCTCTGCGCTGCGACTCACTGCACTGCAACTCACTGCGCTGCGACTCACTGCATCTCTGCACTGCAACTCTCTGTGCTGCGACTCACTGCATCTCACTGCACTGCAACTCACTGCACTGCATCTCTGCGCTGCGACTCACTGCACTGCAACTCACTGCGCTGCGACTCACTGCATCTCTGCACTGCAACTCTCTGTGCTGCGACTCTCTGTACTGCAACTCTCTGCGCTGCGACTCACTGTATCTCACCGCACTGCCCCTCACTGCATCTCTCTGCGCTGCGACTCACTGCACTGCAACTCTCTGCGCTGCgactctctgtatctctctgcaCTGCAACTCTCTGCGCTGCGACTCTCTGCGCTGCgactctctgtatctctctgcaCTGCAACTCTCTGCGCTGCGACTCACTGCATCTCACAGCGTCTGACTGTACTGTGCTACACTGACCCTGCTGTATCCCCCATGTTACATTATGGGTATGCAGGATGTTAATTGATGGTGACCCGTGCGAGGGGTGTTACAGCACGGTGTTACGAACAGCTGAGTGAGCTCTCACACTGGAATGACACTAACTGCTGTTTGCAAgcatccatttttaaaaacaggtgtTAGTTACACTCTCATACAATGACTTACTAAACGAGAGTGTATGCTTTCAAATGTGTCAATGTTTGTGCTGTGCAGGAGTGTCAGTAAACATCTATAAACTAACAATTACATAGTTATAAATTGTTACTACCTGGAATTCCCAGTGAATATGGCACTCTGCTCCACCCAGGGTCCCCCCCGTTCCGCAGGTCCGTCTGCTCCCCCATCTTTCTGTGGAGTCTCATCACCATGGCAATGACACAGCTCCGCATTATATTCTTCATGGGGGCCATGAACAAGATGCTGGAGTTCCTGGTAACCCATGGCGACCCACACCGTGAGTACAtgtccacacagacacatggctGTTAAACTCCAACACCAATGGAACAGAATGATTTTCATGGTTAATAAGAGAGAGTGTTCATGAAGAAAGAATTTGCTTGCATAgaatttgtttatgtttttgaattgcATTCACACTGATGTagacactgtcacacagacagacttaAATTTCAGACACAAATGCTTTGATTCTCAGACTGAGAGGCACACTGACAGAGATATGGATGTGACCGCAGAATACCTACcacacagactcagagacaTGATAGCATTACTCACACGATGGCAGCACAGTGAATAGCAATGGCCAGGATTTCTACGCTTGCTGCCACAACAATAATGCTGGCACAATCCAGTAATGGTTTAAGGATGCTGCTATTTCAGTGGTGTAACCTGTCCTTTCTGTTTCAGCCACTGCCGACTTGGTacaggaagcagaggaagaaGGTCAGAGGAAGGGcaagggagtgtgtgtgtgtgtgtgtgtgtctgtgtgctgattgtgtttttgctgcagtgtgtgtatgtgtgcgtgcatgtgtgtgtgtctgtttatatatacactgtgttttgttgctgtgtgagtgtgtgtgtgtgtgtgtgtgtgtgtgctgattgtgtttttgctgcagtgtgtgcgtgcgtgtgtgtgtgtttatatatacactgactgtgttttgttgctgtgtgtgtgtgtgtgtgtgtgtgtttatatatacactgactgtgttttgttgctgtgtgtgtgtgtgtgtgtgtgtgtttatatatacactgactgtgttttgttgctgtgtgtgtgtgtgtgtgtgtgtgtttatatatacactgactgtgttttgttgctgtgtgtgtgtgtgtgtgtgtgtttatatatacactgactgtgttttgttgctgtgtgtgtgtgtgtgtgtgtgtgtttatatatacgctgactgtgttttgttgctgtgtgtgtgtgtgtgtgtttatatatacgCTGACTGTGTTTTGTTGCTGTGACAGTGGCGTTCTACTCCTCCATCTTCGGCACCCTGCAGCTGCTTTGCCTGGTCTCCTGTCCCCTGATTGGCTACATCATGGACTGGAGGATGAAGGAGTGTGAGGAGGACGGGACAGtgctggagggagagaagaggtgaGAGATCAAAGACAGAACCTACCCAGCTCTCACAAGTCACCGGTGTGCTCTGCAGGCTGATTCgatgaaaaataacatgtagtaacactgctctgtgcaatgctgttaaggttaaagtataacatttgcaaaataaaaaaaatattctgtacCTATATGTGATGTTTTGGGTTCATATTTATGGTGGAATTATTAAACATACAGGCCAATGTATGAGTATTTTGCTGCTGTGGTTCaagtcagtttgttttcagtatACTTTGATCCCCTCAGCCTCCCAGGGCCtccaaagagagacagaaagatccAGAAACTGACTAACGCCGTAAGAGCCTTCATCTTCACCAACCTGCTGCTGGTCATCTTCGGAATCATCTCCCTGATAGACAATCTACCCATACAGGTGAGCCAAATCTGCAATCAAAGAACTGACCTACCTGAAAAAAACCGAACCTGTGAGACAAAAACCTACCTACCTGCGAGTGAAAAAACAGAAGCTGCAGATGCAGGAgattaaacagaatttaaatattcagctgagAAAGCCCACCTGTAAAGCTGACCTTCatataaagaaaaatgcaaccTATCAGCAGAGGTACAGAGCACAGATAGAAATGTTTGCTACTCAGTATGAATCTTATAACTTTCCCTGTGTAGAAGATGACTGTGCTGTAGgcccctgtgtgtctgcagaagGTTTTGGTGAACCTTCGTGCACCTGGCAGCCatgtgcagctgtgctgtgtggcccTGCACAACGGTGGGCATGGCCTGGTTGACATCTGCAACTGGGTGGCGTCTCTTCAGCGATAGGTCCAGAGATTACAGTATCAGCCAGCCTTGTTTTGAACTGGCCCATGCTTTGCGGGAGGTTTGGGGCTGGAGAAATTAGGTGAAATGGGCTGGAGGTCCTGAAGCTGGCCAGTCTGCAGGTGGGCTTGGTGACAGCTGGCACCTCTCAGGGATGCGGGGAGTAGCACTTGGCTTCTGTGTCTTCACCCTGCTAAGGTCTGGGTCCAGCTGTTCCTTaatgctgctgcagctgttggGTAGAGCTGTTACTCACCTTTAAAATACCTCAGCAGTTTCGTAAAGTAAGCATACTGTGCGCAGATTGTGTGCTGCTGACATTTTAAAgattgctgtttctttttatgtagttttttttgttttatctgtacTGTTGACTGAatttcagtttctctttctcagaTCGTCTCGTTCATCTTGCACACTGTAGTGCGAGGCTTCATCCACTCTTGCTGCGGTGGTCTGTATGCTGCTGTGTGAGTATTATCATGTCAGTTAATAATCTCGTGTTAATGTCATGTCAGTGGAATTCTTAGTTGATTTATCTGGGTTGTCCATTACTCTTCAGTAGTGCTGTGAAGTAGTTTTCAAAATGGTTAGTTCCAATCTGCTGTCTCTCCTGGCCAgttccagctgtgaaaatattcacatttatatgTTATGCTGGATATTAAAAAGGGTAAAAGTGCAGCTATGTCAGTGGGAACGTTGTGCtggatgtgtcagtgtgactgtgtcagtgtgacagtgtgtctgagtcagtgtacctgtgtcagtgtgatggTGTGACTCGTGTCAGTGTGATGGTGtcaatgtgtcagtgtgagagtgtgtcggtgtgcctgtgtcagtgtgttggtgtgtcagtgtgcctgtgtcagtgtgtcggtgtgcctgtgtcagtgtgtcggtgtgcctgtgtcagtgtgtcgatgtgcctgtgtcagtgtgagagtgtgtcggtgtgcctgtgtcagtgtgtcagtgtgcctgtgtcagtgtgtcgatgtgcctgtgtcagtgtgagagtgtgtcgGTGTGCCTGTGTCggtgtgcctgtgtcagtgtgtcggtgtgcctttgtcagtgtgacagtgtgttggtgtgtcagtgtgcctgtgtcggtgtgtcagtgtgtcggtgtgcctgtgtcagtgtgagagtgtgtcgGTGTGCCTGTGTCAATGTGTCGGTGTGCCTGTGCCAGTGTgtcagtatgcctgtgtgtcagtgtgtcaatgtgtcagtgtgcctgtgtgtcagtgtgtcggtgtgcctgtgtcagtgtgagagtgtgtcagtgtgcctgtgtcagtgtgagagtgtgtcggtgtgcctgtgtcagtgtgtcagtatgcctgtgtgtcagtgtgtcagtgtgcctgtgtgtcagtgtgtcagtgtgcctgtgtcagtggGCCTtgctcacctcctccagcctcaCGCTGTCCCTGGGTCTGCCAGCTGGAATGAGTGTGTGCCTTTTCCTCAGAGCAGACCTGACtaaataaagcagaaaaggtGTCAGATGAAAAGAGATTGGTCTTTTGAAGTGTGAAGCTGGATTGGCTGATGTCGGTGTGAACGCTGCGCCTCTCTCAGGTATCCCTCCAACCATTTCGGGACCCTGACGGGGCTGCAGTCCATGATCAGTGCGCTGTTTGCCCTCTTCCAGCAGCCCCTCTTTATACTCATGGTGGGACCCTTAAAGGGAGACCCCTACTGGGTGAGAAAGAGACGCCCGGAaacacccaaacacaaacacacacactgtctcacctcaatcactcccacacacactcacacacgtgtgcaaacatacatactggcacactcactcattcactcactcccacacacactcatcactcACAGTACAGACAACAGACACTTCTggtatttttcaaaactgcacaaaatACTCTAGCACAATAAAGCTTTAGTTTTTACTTTCACTGAGGCCCAAAGCCTAACATCAGTTTTTGACCAGCGCTAACTACCTGCATTTTAGCTGTGAACCGAAAACCTGGAGGCCCAATGACCTATGACAGGGttccacacactgtcacacgTGTCtgtacacactgactgactgactcattCACTGACTGGTAGATACACTGTGTAAGAAACTAATTCATGTACATCCTCTCCTCCAATTATCAGATCAACCTGGGCCTGCTCATTTTCTCACTGGCCGGGTTCCTGTTACCTGGCTACCTCTTCTATCACCGTACGCACCTCATCCAGGAGAAGGCAATGCAGGAACAAGAGActctcaaccaatcagagaaCACTGACCCCAAATACCATAGCAACGGTCACCTTGCACATGAAGCTTAGggttatataaataaataagaatatgtTCATCAGAATATGGTTTCTCTCTAGTAATAACAGTCACAATCCAAAAATGGACTATGGACTTGGAATTTTAAACTTATACATTtgttgtacacacacacacacacacacacaagcacgcattCAGCCCTTCATGAACCTTTGTATGGAGGAGGGACTGATTAGTAGGTCTAGGAAATACTGgtgtgaaacactgaaacaatctgtGGTGATAACTGGCTGGACAATGACTAGCTTTCAGACCAAACAACTCTGGCCTTCAGAAGGTCTCTGCCCATGAGGAAAAAGATTTTCCGGTTAAAAT from Megalops cyprinoides isolate fMegCyp1 chromosome 22, fMegCyp1.pri, whole genome shotgun sequence carries:
- the slc43a1b gene encoding solute carrier family 43 member 1b, whose amino-acid sequence is MAPSLSQAYRRRWWMACTAVVENLLFSAVLLGWGSLLIMLKNEGFYSHLCTENVTESGNVSVWDSEEWLSCVEQEEMLNLGFTIGSFLLSAATLPLGILMDKYGPRPLRLLGSACFAFSCALIAAAAYDPPVLSALIFIAVSFNGFGGICLTFTSLTLPNMFGNVRSTILSIMIGSYASSAVTFPAVKLIYDAGVSFRVIMWVWAALACLVFLNCFLNWPVESFPAPEEMSYTKNVKLSGLALDHKVTGDRFYSHVTTVGQRLNQKQREAELSSEHIHSAAAETQPGSPPFRRSVCSPIFLWSLITMAMTQLRIIFFMGAMNKMLEFLVTHGDPHPTADLVQEAEEEVAFYSSIFGTLQLLCLVSCPLIGYIMDWRMKECEEDGTVLEGEKSLPGPPKRDRKIQKLTNAVRAFIFTNLLLVIFGIISLIDNLPIQIVSFILHTVVRGFIHSCCGGLYAAVYPSNHFGTLTGLQSMISALFALFQQPLFILMVGPLKGDPYWINLGLLIFSLAGFLLPGYLFYHRTHLIQEKAMQEQETLNQSENTDPKYHSNGHLAHEA